From a region of the Bacteroidales bacterium genome:
- the hxsD gene encoding His-Xaa-Ser system protein HxsD, translating into MKDILKEIEGDKLLLKIPIDIYEKEATLKASYKFTNKCYINIEVIENVIEVLFQAKEDNNILKEIALEFGNELIDQQIRLNTGREYKVIREELVKKAFNSISK; encoded by the coding sequence ATGAAAGATATTTTAAAAGAAATCGAGGGGGATAAATTATTATTAAAAATCCCAATAGATATTTATGAAAAAGAAGCAACATTAAAAGCTTCATATAAATTCACTAATAAATGCTATATAAATATTGAAGTGATTGAAAATGTAATAGAAGTTCTATTTCAAGCAAAGGAAGATAATAATATTTTAAAAGAAATTGCATTGGAATTTGGCAATGAACTAATTGACCAACAAATAAGACTTAATACAGGCAGAGAATACAAAGTCATTAGAGAAGAATTAGTTAAGAAAGCTTTCAATTCAATAAGTAAGTAA
- the hxsC gene encoding His-Xaa-Ser system radical SAM maturase HxsC, whose translation MKQLFGEAHNIDRIIIGKITFKNNVFGDKKDKVYVTDFDKIPNNYLAVITSNSIVKKGNDQLFVKNVTSTDDLNENDIVTIEADGTINVVYDINSQHNALFITEKCNSNCIMCPQPPVKQEDDKFDLNLRYISLLDKNTKMIGITGGEPTLIGEKLFDILSNIHNKIPKASISLLSNGIKFENFEYAKKFAQSVKQNIVIDIPLYSDIDTIHNSIVRTNTFYRTINGIYNLAKFNLKIGIRIVVHKMNYERLPELSEYIYSNFPFVFHVAFMQMEPMGYAKDNFEDLWVDPFDYNIELEKAVLNLHYRDINVSIYNSQLCILPDSIKKFAVQSISDWKNIYIDECEECTMKEKCPGFFASSKENYSRAITAIKDLQATSV comes from the coding sequence ATGAAACAACTATTTGGGGAAGCTCATAATATTGATAGAATAATTATCGGAAAAATAACATTTAAAAATAATGTGTTCGGTGATAAGAAAGATAAAGTCTATGTTACAGATTTTGATAAAATTCCGAATAACTATTTAGCGGTAATAACATCAAATAGTATAGTTAAAAAAGGAAATGACCAACTTTTTGTTAAAAATGTAACCAGTACAGATGATTTAAATGAAAATGATATTGTTACAATTGAAGCAGATGGTACGATTAACGTTGTTTATGATATTAACTCTCAACATAACGCATTGTTTATTACAGAAAAATGTAACTCAAATTGCATTATGTGTCCACAGCCACCTGTAAAACAGGAAGATGATAAATTTGATTTGAACTTGCGATATATTTCATTATTAGATAAGAATACTAAAATGATAGGTATTACAGGTGGTGAGCCAACATTAATTGGTGAAAAACTATTTGATATTTTATCCAATATTCACAATAAAATACCAAAAGCGTCGATTAGTTTATTATCAAATGGGATTAAATTTGAAAATTTTGAATATGCCAAGAAGTTTGCTCAATCAGTAAAACAAAATATTGTAATTGATATTCCTTTGTATTCGGATATTGATACTATACATAATAGCATTGTAAGAACTAATACTTTTTATCGAACAATAAATGGAATATATAATCTTGCTAAGTTTAATTTAAAAATAGGCATTCGTATTGTGGTTCATAAAATGAATTATGAAAGATTGCCTGAATTGTCAGAATATATTTACTCTAACTTTCCTTTTGTTTTTCACGTTGCTTTTATGCAAATGGAACCAATGGGTTATGCAAAAGATAATTTTGAGGATTTATGGGTTGACCCTTTTGATTATAATATAGAATTAGAAAAAGCAGTATTGAATTTACATTATCGAGATATTAATGTTTCGATTTATAATAGTCAACTCTGTATTCTACCAGATAGTATTAAAAAGTTTGCAGTTCAGTCAATATCTGATTGGAAAAATATTTATATAGATGAATGTGAAGAATGTACAATGAAAGAAAAATGTCCTGGATTTTTTGCATCATCAAAAGAGAATTATAGTCGTGCAATTACAGCTATTAAAGACCTTCAAGCGACGAGCGTTTGA
- the hxsB gene encoding His-Xaa-Ser system radical SAM maturase HxsB, which yields MDYQILPYRFERIDETVFLSNEVGEHLYLSNKQFDEFVNHKLDLSSQVYNNLKSKQIIADKNIDDVVNMLATKFRTKKNFLAEFTSLHMIVVSLRCNSNCSYCQVSKKEKTDFSFDMTKKIAKKVIEKIFETPSNSIKIEFQGGEAMINFDIIKYIIEKAEWTNIFKKKKLEFVICTNLTLLDVKMLKWLKGHKVYISTSIDGPKELHNINRPLLDIENSYDLVTENIELCRKYLGKDSVSALMTTTSFTINHFKEIIDKYVELDFDNIFLRSLNPYGFAKRDKHKLAYPMEEFIDNYKKGLDYIIEINKKGKFFAEGFATILLTRILTPFSTGFVDLQSPAGTAIAGVIYDYDGDVYVSDEGRMLAAVGDKQFRMGNVETNTYQEIFNSEYLHELINNSVAESLPECATCAYLSYCGADPVRNYNEQGDVVGNRTKSEICLKNKSIIKYLLSLLQKNDTDINRVFWSWITRKTIEE from the coding sequence ATGGACTATCAAATTCTACCATATCGCTTTGAGAGAATAGATGAAACTGTATTCCTTTCTAATGAGGTTGGAGAGCATTTATATTTGTCAAATAAACAATTTGACGAATTTGTAAATCATAAATTAGATTTGAGTTCGCAAGTCTATAATAATCTAAAAAGCAAACAAATAATTGCGGACAAAAATATTGATGATGTAGTAAATATGCTTGCTACTAAATTTAGAACAAAGAAAAATTTTTTAGCTGAATTTACTTCATTACATATGATTGTTGTTTCTCTACGGTGTAATTCAAATTGCAGTTATTGTCAAGTGTCAAAAAAAGAAAAAACTGATTTCAGTTTTGATATGACAAAAAAAATAGCGAAAAAAGTTATTGAAAAGATATTTGAAACACCGAGCAACTCAATTAAAATCGAGTTTCAAGGCGGTGAAGCAATGATAAACTTTGATATAATTAAATATATTATTGAAAAAGCTGAATGGACGAACATCTTTAAAAAGAAAAAGCTGGAATTTGTTATATGCACAAACCTGACTTTGTTGGATGTTAAAATGTTAAAATGGCTCAAAGGACATAAAGTATATATATCAACATCAATAGATGGTCCAAAAGAATTACACAATATTAACAGACCACTACTTGATATTGAAAATAGTTATGATTTAGTAACAGAAAACATTGAACTTTGTAGGAAATATTTAGGAAAAGATAGTGTTTCAGCATTAATGACAACAACATCTTTTACAATAAATCATTTCAAAGAAATAATAGATAAATATGTGGAATTAGATTTTGACAACATTTTTTTAAGGTCTCTAAACCCATATGGCTTTGCCAAAAGAGATAAGCATAAATTGGCTTATCCAATGGAAGAATTTATTGATAATTATAAAAAGGGGTTGGATTACATAATCGAAATTAATAAAAAAGGGAAATTCTTTGCAGAGGGTTTTGCTACTATTTTATTAACAAGAATTTTGACACCTTTTAGCACAGGATTTGTCGATTTGCAATCACCAGCAGGAACAGCAATTGCAGGCGTTATTTATGACTATGATGGAGATGTTTATGTTTCAGACGAAGGGCGTATGTTAGCTGCTGTTGGAGACAAACAATTTAGAATGGGAAATGTAGAAACAAATACTTACCAAGAAATTTTTAATAGTGAATATTTACACGAATTAATAAACAATTCAGTAGCAGAAAGTTTGCCAGAATGTGCAACTTGTGCTTATTTAAGTTATTGTGGAGCTGACCCAGTAAGGAATTATAATGAACAAGGTGATGTTGTTGGAAACAGAACCAAAAGTGAAATTTGCTTAAAAAACAAAAGCATTATTAAGTATCTTTTATCGCTTTTACAAAAAAATGATACAGATATAAATAGAGTTTTTTGGAGTTGGATAACCCGTAAAACGATTGAAGAATGA